A DNA window from Pyrus communis chromosome 3, drPyrComm1.1, whole genome shotgun sequence contains the following coding sequences:
- the LOC137729720 gene encoding probable WRKY transcription factor 14, with translation MCSLFMPITRMENYQGDLTDILRAGTTTANIEAYPSDHREPHTDTWHFPSDHPMIFPSSSLAMEEEEAKDNFGDPFSSYMRDPLLNELDISSSSLFSSPSCTARVEEGVTTTTFGGGGGHHVLSLGHHNHQSGGVVVDGDPIKRPCNIFSQMLQISPSAKIPMSSRDSPVIGGAVSSSPRGIKTSPDSAAMVASDMIINGNSSSAATGCLLGNTGMQISSPRNPGIKRRKSQAKKVVCIPAPAAANSRPTGEVVPSDLWAWRKYGQKPIKGSPFPRGYYRCSSSKGCPARKQVERSRTDPNMLVITYTSEHNHPWPTQRNALAGSTRSQPSKNGAAAALKVSPNSSHQPLQKPTSPTKEEQNENMNDDNHVCPTVITAGSASTVKEEFEGIEKQLELDLHHQHLGFAYRPSMPDEQSNQSHHPEDFFADLGEIEADPLNLLFSQCFSADEQQQKAAKDAAPLDPFNLFDNWSGDHNTNNTSFGEAKRQL, from the exons ATGTGCAGCTTGTTCATGCCAATTACTAGGATGGAGAATTATCAAGGTGATTTAACCGACATACTAAGAGCTGGTACAACTACTGCTAACATTGAAGCTTATCCGTCTGATCATCGAGAACCTCACACCGACACGTGGCACTTCCCATCGGATCATCCCATGATATTTCCATCATCTTCattagccatggaagaagaagaagctaaGGACAACTTTGGCGATCCATTTTCGTCGTACATGCGCGATCCGCTTCTTAACGAGCTAGACATATCAAGCTCCAGCCTTTTCAGCAGCCCCAGTTGTACAGCTCGTGTGGAGGAAGGTGTCACAACTACTACTtttggtggcggtggcggtcATCATGTACTTAGTCTTGGGCATCACAACCATCAAAGTGGTGGTGTTGTGGTTGATGGAGATCCAATAAAGAGGCCTTGCAACATATTCTCACAGATGCTACAGATCTCTCCAAGTGCAAAGATACCCATGTCGTCGCGTGATTCGCCGGTGATCGGTGGAGCAGTGTCGTCGTCTCCTAGGGGGATAAAAACCTCACCAGATTCTGCTGCCATGGTTGCAAGCGACATGATTATTAATGGGAACAGCTCATCAGCAGCAACAGGTTGCTTGCTCGGGAACACCGGGATGCAGATCTCATCTCCACGGAATCCGGGGATCAAGCGAAG GAAGAGCCAGGCAAAGAAGGTGGTGTGCATTCCAGCGCCAGCGGCTGCAAACAGCAGGCCTACTGGAGAAGTAGTTCCGTCTGATCTGTGGGCATGGAGAAAGTACGGTCAGAAACCCATCAAAGGGTCACCTTTTCCAAG GGGCTACTACAGATGTAGCAGCTCAAAGGGTTGCCCAGCAAGAAAACAAGTAGAGCGTAGCCGGACGGATCCAAACATGTTGGTAATCACCTACACTTCTGAACACAACCATCCATGGCCTACTCAGAGAAATGCCCTAGCTGGCTCAACCAGATCCCAGCCATCCAAAAACGGCGCTGCCGCCGCCTTGAAGGTCTCTCCCAATAGCTCTCATCAGCCTCTTCAAAAGCCAACTAGCccaacaaaggaagaacaaaatgAGAATATGAATGATGATAACCATGTGTGTCCAACAGTTATCACCGCTGGAAGTGCTTCAACAGTGAAGGAAGAATTTGAGGGCATTGAGAAGCAATTAGAGCTTGATCTTCATCACCAGCACTTAGGGTTTGCTTATAGACCATCAATGCCTGATGAGCAGTCCAACCAGTCTCACCATCCTGAGGACTTCTTTGCTGATTTAGGAGAAATTGAGGCTGACCCACTAAACCTCTTGTTTTCACAATGTTTCTCAGCGGATGAGCAGCAGCAAAAGGCAGCCAAGGATGCAGCGCCCTTAGATCCATTCAATCTCTTTGATAATTGGTCAGGAGATCACAACACCAACAACACTTCATTTGGTGAAGCTAAGAGGCAGTTATAA
- the LOC137730019 gene encoding alpha N-terminal protein methyltransferase 1 has translation MQHHSILCSQLLSKDFIFAAVRRCFAKEPFKAPNSRRNRTETRVSMEKGGLDSAGREFKNAEEMWREQVGDDHSKKTEWYRQGVGYWEGVEASTNGVLGGYAQVNEPDIMGSEAFLKQLLSERFPDSANGQRHLVVLDCGSGIGRVSKNLLIRYFNEVDLLEPVSHFLETARESLAPENHMVSETHKATNFFCVPLQEFTPEAGRYDIIWVQWCIGHLTDDDFVSFFKRAKVGLKPGGLFVLKENIARSGFVLDTEDRSVTRSDLYFKELFRQCGLHLYISKDQKGLPEELFAVKMYALTTELPKKVHRTRSKVQANRPGVIK, from the exons atGCAGCATCACTCCATTTTATGCTCCCAGCTACTTTCAAAAGACTTCATCTTTGCCGCCGTGCGACGTTGTTTTGCCAAGGAACCGTTTAAAGCACCCAACAGCCGCCGAAATAGAACGGAAACTCGAGTGTCAATGGAGAAAGGTGGGTTAGACTCCGCCGGCCGAGAATTCAAGAACGCGGAGGAGATGTGGAGGGAGCAGGTCGGGGACGACCACAGCAAGAAGACCGAGTGGTACCGCCAAGGCGTTGGCTACTGGGAA GGTGTGGAGGCGTCGACCAATGGAGTGTTGGGAGGATATGCGCAGGTGAATGAGCCTGACATAATGGGCAGTGAAGCTTTTCTTAAGCAGCTTCTTTCTGAGCGTTTTCCCGACTCTGCAAATGGCCAACGTCACCTTGTTGTTCTTG ATTGTGGTTCTGGCATTGGCAGAGTCTCCAAAAATCTTCTCATAAGATACTTCAATGAG GTTGATCTTCTTGAGCCTGTATCTCATTTCTTGGAAACTGCTCGTGAAAGTCTGGCTCCTGAAAATCATATGGTCTCTGAGACGCACAAAGCTACTAACTTTTTCTGCGTGCCTCTTCAG GAATTCACACCAGAAGCAGGGAGGTACGACATTATATGGGTTCAATGGTGTATTGGTCATCTGACAGATGATGACTTCGTCTCATTCTTTAAACGGGCAAAG GTTGGATTAAAACCTGGTGGTCTTTTTGTTCTGAAGGAAAATATTGCAAGATCCG GATTCGTATTAGACACAGAAGATCGGAGTGTCACTAGGTCCGATTTGTACTTTAAGGAGCTCTTTCGTCAATGTGGTCTTCATCTTTACATATCAAAG GATCAAAAGGGATTGCCTGAAGAACTATTCGCCGTGAAAATGTATGCATTAACTACTGAGTTGCCAAAGAAGGTTCATCGGACAAGATCTAAAGTGCAAGCCAACAGACCCGGAGTCATCAAGTGA
- the LOC137729222 gene encoding pentatricopeptide repeat-containing protein At4g20770: MEGRATCLSNLLQSCIDKKSLLSGKLIHAFLVRSNGLFSNTFLSNRLVELYSKCGNIEYADRVFDKMPHPDVYSWNAILAGYSKFGSLGDAQELFLRMPERNTVSWNTLISALVGHGQEETALGVYDTMILEGFMPTRFTLASVFSACGALLDVEHGRRCHGLVIKIGLEENIYVVNALLSMYAKCGLIRDAVQVFADMDEPNEVTFTALMGGLAQTDRVMEAVEMFRMMCRKGVRIDSISLSSILGVCAKRGGGEFGVGDQNDGIPCNVSGQQIHGLTIKLGFDGDLHVNNSLLDLYAKNADMNSAEKVFASLPEVSNVSWNVMIAGYGQIHQSQKAIEYLQRMRSCCFEPDEVTYIHLLAACVKSGDIKSGRKMFDNISCPNVSSWNAILSGYFQTGDHEEAIKLFREMQFQNVRPDRTTFAIALSSCAAMGLLEAGKEVHAASQKAAFHTDIYVASGLIGMYSKCAKTEMAKHIFHSMLELDIVCWNSMLAGLSLNSQDKEAFTFFKHMREDEILPTQFTYATVLSCCAKLSSSFQGKQVHAQMTKDGYMNEVFVGSALIDMYCKCGDVDEARNFFDMMPSKNTVTWNEMIHGYAQNGRGDEAVLLYRDMIELGEKPDGITFVAVLTACSHAGLVDEGIDIFNSMEKELGVVPDLDHYTCIIDALGRAGRFHEAEVLIEEMPYKDDPVIWEVLLSSCRVYANVRLAKRAADELFRLTPHNSAPYVLLGNIYSSLGRWDEAREVRDKMSDTQVAKDPGYSWIEYNKGDRTGYGG, encoded by the coding sequence ATGGAAGGCAGAGCAACCTGTTTATCAAATCTCCTGCAGAGTTGCATAGACAAGAAATCCCTTTTGTCTGGCAAGCTTATTCATGCTTTTCTAGTACGCAGCAACGGTCTCTTTTCGAATACTTTCCTCTCCAACCGCCTCGTCGAATTGTACTCGAAATGCGGCAATATCGAGTATGCAGACagagtgtttgataaaatgcCGCACCCAGACGTGTACTCTTGGAATGCCATATTGGCTGGTTACTCTAAATTTGGGAGTTTAGGGGATGCTCAGGAGTTGTTTTTGAGAATGCCGGAGCGAAACACTGTTTCGTGGAATACTCTGATTAGTGCCTTGGTTGGACATGGGCAAGAAGAAACGGCATTGGGGGTTTACGATACAATGATTTTGGAGGGATTCATGCCTACCCGGTTCACGTTGGCGAGTGTGTTTAGTGCGTGCGGAGCGTTGTTGGATGTGGAGCATGGTAGGAGATGTCATGGTCTTGTTATCAAAATTGGTCTTGAGGAGAATATCTATGTTGTCAATGCTTTACTCTccatgtatgcaaaatgtggACTTATTAGGGATGCGGTTCAGGTTTTTGCTGACATGGATGAGCCTAATGAGGTTACTTTTACAGCTTTGATGGGAGGGTTAGCGCAGACGGACAGAGTCATGGAGGCTGTGGAAATGTTTAGAATGATGTGTAGGAAAGGGGTTCGTATTGATTCTATCTCATTGTCGAGCATCTTGGGTGTTTGTGCCAAAAGAGGAGGTGGCGAGTTTGGTGTTGGTGATCAGAATGATGGGATTCCATGTAATGTGAGCGGACAACAAATACATGGGCTTACAATTAAACTTGGATTTGACGGAGACCTTCATGTGAACAATTCATTGCTCGATCTGTACGCAAAGAATGCGGATATGAATAGTGCCGAGAAGGTTTTTGCTAGTTTACCTGAAGTTAGTAATGTTTCATGGAATGTCATGATAGCCGGGTATGGCCAGATACACCAGAGTCAGAAAGCTATAGAATATCTGCAAAGGATGCGATCTTGCTGTTTTGAACCAGATGAGGTTACTTACATACACTTGCTTGCAGCATGTGTCAAGTCTGGTGATATAAAAAGTGGACGCAAAATGTTTGATAACATTTCTTGTCCAAATGTGAGTTCATGGAATGCCATTCTCTCTGGATATTTCCAGACTGGTGATCACGAGGAGGCGATAAAGCTGTTTAGGGAAATGCAGTTCCAGAATGTACGACCTGATCGAACAACTTTTGCAATTGCCCTCAGCTCCTGTGCTGCAATGGGGCTTCTGGAGGCTGGAAAAGAGGTTCATGCTGCCTCCCAAAAGGCAGCCTTTCATACAGATATATATGTTGCAAGTGGACTTATTGGCATGTATTCAAAGTGTGCTAAGACAGAAATGGCAAAGCATATATTTCATAGTATGCTTGAATTAGATATTGTCTGTTGGAACTCTATGTTAGCAGGCCTTTCACTCAATTCTCAAGATAAGGAAGCTTTCACTTTCTTTAAGCATATGCGGGAAGATGAGATCCTTCCTACCCAATTCACTTATGCTACTGTACTGAGTTGTTGTGCAAAGCTATCTTCTTCGTTTCAAGGGAAACAGGTTCATGCTCAGATGACAAAAGATGGATATATGAATGAGGTCTTTGTAGGAAGTGCTCTCATTGATATGTATTGCAAATGTGGTGATGTGGATGAGGCCCGAAACTTTTTTGATATGATGCCTAGCAAAAATACTGTTACTTGGAATGAAATGATACATGGGTATGCACAAAATGGACGTGGAGATGAGGCCGTTCTGCTTTACAGGGACATGATTGAATTGGGTGAAAAACCTGACGGTATAacttttgttgctgttttgactGCTTGTAGCCATGCCGGATTGGTCGACGAAGGCATTGACATAttcaattcaatggaaaaagaactCGGAGTGGTGCCTGATTTGGATCATTATACTTGCATTATTGATGCTTTAGGCCGTGCTGGTCGCTTCCACGAAGCAGAAGTCCTAATAGAGGAGATGCCATATAAAGATGATCCAGTTATATGGGAGGTTTTGCTTAGCTCTTGCAGGGTTTATGCTAATGTGCGCTTAGCTAAAAGGGCAGCAGATGAACTCTTCCGCTTGACCCCACATAATTCAGCCCCTTATGTGCTTCTCGGCAATATTTATTCTTCTTTAGGAAGATGGGACGAGGCAAGGGAAGTGAGAGATAAAATGAGTGATACACAGGTTGCTAAGGACCCAGGTTATAGCTGGATTGAATACAACAAGGGAGACCGAACTGGCTATGGCGGGTGA
- the LOC137729224 gene encoding uncharacterized oxidoreductase C663.09c, with protein sequence MYKLRPLLFLNQQCSSMVAMRPLRLMRIMSQRASLSSSAGKWEGGVSMVQGASRGIGLEFVKQLLEKEKGHVVASCRNPEGATGLHHLKSKFAERLSVLQLDVTNESTIEQSAKSISERYGSLNLLINASGILSIPQVLQPETTLRKVEKSSLMLAYEVNAVGPVLVIKHMWPLLKDGGGSGTDRDVAVVANLSARVGSIGDNRLGGWHSYRASKTALNQLTRNISVEFARRKDPITCILLHPGTVDTDLSKPFQRNVPENKLFTTEFSVQKLLSIILNAKSHDNGKFFAWDGQEIPW encoded by the exons ATGTACAAATTGAGACCCCTGTTGTTTCTGAACCAGCAGTGCTCGTCCATGGTGGCGATGAGACCTCTGAGACTGATGCGGATAATGAGCCAAAGGgcttcactttcttcttctgctgGGAAATGGGAAGGTGGGGTTTCCATGGTGCAGGGTGCTTCCAGAGGAATTGGCCTGGAATTC GTTAAACAATTGTTGGAGAAGGAGAAAGGTCACGTTGTTGCTAGTTGCCGTAATCCTGAGGGGGCAACTGGTCTTCATCATCTGAAAAGCAAATTTGCCGAACGCCTTAGTGTTCTACAATTGGATGTGACCAATGAAAGCACCATAGAG CAATCTGCAAAGTCTATCAGCGAAAGATATGGTTCTTTAAACCTTCTAATCAATGCATCTGGGATTCTTTCAATACCTCAAGTATTACAACCAG AAACGACGTTGAGGAAAGTAGAGAAGTCATCGTTGATGCTTGCTTACGAAGTTAATGCTGTAGGTCCTGTTTTAGTGATCAAG CATATGTGGCCTCTCTTAAAGGACGGAGGCGGCTCTGGAACTGACAGGGATGTTGCAGTTGTGGCCAACTTGAGCGCCAGGGTGGGATCAATAGGGGATAATCGCCTTGGGGGTTGGCATTCTTATCGAGCTTCAAAAACTGCACTTAATCAAC TGACGAGAAATATATCGGTGGAATTTGCACGGAGGAAGGATCCGATCACATGCATTTTATTGCACCCAGGTACGGTGGACACAGATCTCTCCAAGCCATTTCAGAGAAATGTTCCTGAAAACAAACTTTTCACAACGGAATTCTCAGTACAGAAGCTCTTAAGCATCATTCTCAATGCAAAAAGCCATGATAACGGGAAGTTTTTCGCCTGGGATGGCCAGGAAATTCCGTGGTGA